The nucleotide sequence TCAAAAGAAACAAAaccattaaaattcaattatggtttcttttctttttctttttccaatttgaTTACGAAAAAGTGCAAATCTTCAAAGATTTCTCGTGTTTTCCAAAATTGAGATTCAATACCACACTAAATACAAAACAAAACACTACTAAAAAGTCAACAACTTTGAATTTAGATTCCAATTCAACACCATTAGCaccatttataatattttatttcacTATCAAAtgtccaaaatcaacaacaacaataagtcAACTACTTTGAATGGAAATATATCGAATATCCAAAGATAATGACTTACATCTTTGGGTGGAATATGAGTTGATTCGGAGGAGCGAGGAGTATATCTCGGTCTGCTACTTGAGGCATCCAAAGGAGAATTTTGGGCAGCTTGCACTAAGGCTGCTACCTCTTCCTCACTCATTCCAGGGTTGACTTGGTGCACCAATACCTTTAATAAACTACATACACCGTCCATCTTCTTCTCTAATTATTCAACCTTGTTGTATTCAACTTTGACTTGTCGAATCTCCTCATCCTTTTTAAGAGACCTTCTTGTAATCGAAGCCCCATAAAAACGAACTCGACCTGGTTGGTCCTTTCCTAGCACTCCTACAAATGCATCTTCATCATTTTCCCCTGCCTCTATGCGGGTTTGAAGTTCAGCCTGTCAAAAGTGAGGAGCAATAAAATACAAAGCCGTATTAACTCAATATTAATAGAAATCACTATAGAATTTATATTGTACAAAtccaaatacaaatacaaacaaCTCACAATTGTGCTTTGTGTTTTAGCatcaatttcttttccttttttacttGTGCGAGTTGCTATGAAAACTTCAACTCTTGATGGTTCTTCACTGTTCTCTTTAGAGTCGCGCTAGAGTACATATAGAAAAATTTACATGAAGCATACTAACTAGAAAACTACAACATGAATATAAAtgagaaatcacaaaaaaataagtTATATTACCAGCTGCTTGCGCACTATTCCAAAATTTGTGGAACCCATCCGGTGAGGATATTTTTGTTTTGACCTATTTTCAGCATTCTTAATAGACACAGCctaaatataaacatgaaaaagagATGTTATTATTCTTAATAaacatgttttcttgttttttcaAAATCACACTACTTTTTTCGAAAACACCAAGTTTAATCACATAAAGAACTAAAAGACAATATTACCTTGACAGTTGGAAGACTCCAATACCGAATTAGTTTGCGAAATTGAACCTCAGGGATCTCTAACGGTCGATTCTTTATCATTTCTTTTTTTGTGTTGTACTTCAAGAAATGTTCCTTTTTTATTTCGCCTTTGTATTTTTTCCATGCACGACAAAATCCCTTCATTACCCACGGCTTTGAAGCTATTGGAAGAATGAATTTTTGCTAAACAAGACAACAAATTAGAATGTCAAAGGTTAGCATAAATAaagtaacaaataaattttaaaaaaattatctataATTCTATAGTTACATACATTGGCATACTCCCACATGTCCTCTTTGAGGTTTTTAGGTACACCATGCCAACTAGTATATAGCAAAGTCACAAAACGAGGATTTCTAACTGTTGTGCCCAAAAGTTGGTTGAGGTTAGATACAACCTCCTTGGTTGGACCTATAGGCTGCCCTCCAAAAAATTCCACCTCCCGTCGATCATTAAAATCAGTGGCATGAAGCTTTTTGCACATAGTCTTTCCACGAgttttcttctttattgtgcctaAGTCCAATTAAAATAACAGAATTTTAACTCAAATCAACTTAGAAGTAATACAAGCTATATTTTGATAAtaaggtaaaacaagaaaagcACCTTCATTACTAGCTTGTCCTCCATTACCCTCATCATTTGCAGCATCATCAAGCtcatcttcctcatcttcttcattttccaaatttATCCCATGTACCTTAAAATACATGTCAAGACTCATTcctttttttgttgaacttgcacTTAGCTCGCTTGTATCTTCTCCCTCATCATCAGAACTTAAATCATTTTGTTCCATTGTATCAGCTTCAACAGTCCTTTGATTCCCAGTTTTGGAGGTCTTTTCGGCATGAGACATTGTCCCGTTCCCATTATGTTCACATTCTTAAAAAAGTGGCATGGGTTggaccttctttttcttctttggagTCCTAGCTTGCTCTTTAATGGCATCTTCCACGATTGTGATGGGTTggtttcttgtttgatcttttggGTTTTGACCTTGGAAGCTAGCCTTCTTATTTTCAGCCATGATCTTTTCTCTTTTAATATTGTATTGTTGTAGCAATTCAGCACTTGACCTCATTTGTGTAACCTCAAAGGAATTCTTTTTTTGTGgacttttttctttcattttttgggCTAAGGTACTTATCCGTTTTCTTTTAGTGATCTCTCCTTTCTCCATTCTGCATACACAAGAGTTGCAatgaaaaaaatgttattttatgaataattaaatgaacataatcaacataagcaagtaattaaataagCAAAATAACTGGGCGTgacaagtcaccaaaaaaaataataagaaaaataactaaaacaaatGAGACATTTAGAATTCTACCAAAACAGCATTACATGAAAACATGTCAAGAAGTTTCAGAATCAAAGTCCTCTATGTACTCGTATTCGCTTTCCTCATCATCTTCCTCACCACGTTGTTTGGCAAACATATTTGGAGCCACATCTATAATAGTTGCTCGTAGATCATTCCTCACTAGATCAACTTCGCCATTATCATTTGGGAGACTGGGAATCACTTTAGGTTCACATGGCTCCCTTGCATATATTATGGGGGAATCAGACTCAAGGTCATCACTTATCCTAAATAAATCTCTTGGAATTGTTTTCATAACATAGTGTTTATCACTCACATATGGGTCTTGCACATAAAAGCATTGGTTTACTTGGGATGCTAGGACAAATGGTTCTTCTTGATAGCATTTTTTACTGAAATACACATATGAGAGACCAAAATTGTCTTTTGCAACTGTATACCACTCACACTTAAACAGGACTATCTTAAATTGGCCATAATAATCTAATTCAAACATATCAACTATTCTACCATAGTAGGTTACTTTTGCTTCAATTGGGTTCTTATCTTTCACAGTAGCAAAACTAGGAGTCAATGCCTCCAATGTGACACCACTATTTTGGGTTTTACGTCTCACATCACGGTGCCTTGTATGGAACCTATACCCATTGATAACATAACCTGAAAATCTTTTTGCAACTCTATTTGGACCCCTAGCCAACACTTTTGCCCAACCAGGCACATCCTTTTTCATGGCACGAGTTTTAAACCATTCTGAGAACTGTTGACTATGGTCTTTggctttctcccactttgttcttCGTGGATTGTTGTCATTTACTGCCTCCTCATGCTCTCTGAAGATCAAATATTCATATTCTTATTTATTAGTAGGGTAAAATGTTATGATTGAAGTCTACGAAATGAcaatgaatcaaacaaaataccTCATGTAGACTTTGATCTTATCACAATTGTTTAGGATGTATGCATGACCTTGTATTTCTGATTTTTCATCTAACATGAACAAATCTCCCATTTTTCTACCCAAAGGACATCCTTTGCTTGGAAACAAACTCGGAGTTCGCAGCTCATCTGAAACATACTCATCATTGTTTCGAGGGACTTTGTTGAATCTTGTCTGGATATCTTCATGCAAataacttgagcaaaaattaataCACTCATTCGCCAAATATCCTTCGACAATGGATCCTTCTGGATGACTTCTGTTACGAACATACGATTTTAGTGTGCACATATATCGTTCAACATGGTACATCCAACGATATTGAACTGGACCACCTAACCTCACTTCATTTGCCAAATGGATAGGCAAGTGCACCATTATGTCAAAAAATCTTGGAGGAAAAATCCTCTCCAATTGGCATAATGTCTTAGCAATCTCTGCTTCTAAGTTAACTACCTCATCTAGGCTAATTACCTTCTGACATATCCGGTGAAAAAATGAACATAAGCGAACTAAAGCGATGGCAACATGGTCAGGAAGTATGCTCTTAATCGGTACTTGCAACAAGTAATGTAACATGAAATGAGCATCATGGGTCTTGTAACCAgaaatcttcttttctgtttgcTGCACACATCGAGCGATATTGGAAGCGCTGCCGTCTGGTAACTTTGCCCCTTTTAACACACTACAAAAGATTGTTTTCTCTGCTGCAGTCATTGAGAAGCATGCCTTTGCTAACTTAGTTCTTTTACCATCATTCGTATCTCTTGGTTGAAGGTTTTTCCTAATACCCATGTCTTTAAGGTCAAAACGCGCAGCTGCATGATCTTTTGACTTTCCAGAAATATCCAAAAGAGTTCCAATTATGCTATCAACTatattcttctctatgtgcataACATCAAGGTTGTGTCTAAACATGTTGAACTTCCAATATGGTAAATCAAAAAAGATTGACCGCTTTTTCCAATTTGAAATGCCATTCTTTGATCTCCTTTGCTTCTTCCCAAAAGAATTATCTACCCCTTGCAATATATGAAATACAGTTGTTCCATCTAACAACTGCGGTGGAGACCTAAGTTCAGTTTTCCCATTGAAAGATCTTTTATTATGTCTCCATGGATGGTTCATGGGTAAAACCCTTCGATGATCCATATAAACAGTCTTGTGGCTATGTTTCAGATATATAAAAGAAGTTTCATCATTACAACATGGACAAGCCAATTTTTCCTTTGTACTCCACCCAGATAACATAGCATACGCAGGGAAGTCGTTAATTGTCCATAAAAGACATGCTCTCATGTTGAATGTTTTGTTCTCTTTGGAATCATATGTTTCAACACCTAACACCCATaattcttttaattcttcaatTAGTGGTTGAAGAAAGACATCAATATCATTTTCCGGTGATTATGGGCCATGAATGAGTAAAGAGAGCATAAAATAATCAGGCTTCATTCTCATCCAAGGGGGTAGATTATACACCATCAGAATAACAGGCCATGTACTATGTGTACTACTCAAAGTTCGAAACGGATTGAATCCGTCGCTTGCTAAGCCAAGTCTCACATTACGAGGCTCCTTTGCAAAATCTTCATGTCGACTGTCAAATGCTTTCCAAGATTCACCATCGGCAGGATGCCTTAACGACCCATCTTTAACACGTTCATTATGATGCCAAGACATAGCTTCAACCGTCATTGTGCACATAAAAAGCCTTTGAAGTCTGGGAATCAGGGGGAAATGCCTTAGAGTTTTTGTAGCAACTTTACGAGGCTTTTTAGATGAGGTAGCATCGTCCTCTTCTACATAATGCTCAATATAACGGGATGTTCCACAGACATGACAAGATGAGTCATTCTCATGCCCGTTCCGATACAACATGCAATCATTACGACATGCATCGATCTTTTGGTAGTCAAGACTCAAATTCTTCACCATATTCTTCGTTTTATCAAAAGAAGTAGGAATATTCAAACGTGGCATTCCTTCTTTCAATAATTCTAAGAGAGAAGTGAACGACGCATTACTCCAACCATGCAAGCATTTTAACAAGTAAAGACGGATGGTAAAGGATAATCTTGTGAATCCTTTACATCCAGGGTATAGTTCTTGGCTTGCCTCGTCTAccaatttataaaattcttttgcACCTTCGTTAGGCCCCATGTTATGTCCATCAACTTGTGTAGTATCTCTGAATCTATCACGTAACAACTCATCAATGTTATCATTGCAGTTATATTCCTCATCTGTGTCACTGTCAACATCCATAGCAACAAGTGATTCCCCATGATTAAACCACCGCCTGTAACCTTTTACGAATCCATTGCATATTAGATGGTCATACACGACATCTCTCCTTAACCAAAGTCTATTACAACACTTTGCACATGGGCATTGAGTTTCTTCCCCTTGAGGAATTCCCGGTGATAAAAAAGCAAAGTGTAAAAACTTTTCTACACCGAGTTGATATTCTTTTTCATGACGTGGTGTATCCATCCAATCCTTGGACACATCCATTGAAAACCTATATATTTCAAATAGATAGCTAAGTTTCTAGTTTGAAGTCTTTACTGAATACATGAATATAAACTCTTTTGAGAATTTTAATTCTCATCTTCAACCAGGGTGAGAGTGGCCCCTAACACTTGTcagcctattttttttttactgaaaAAAATAGCCATTGTAGCATGTAGCAACCAACCAGCAATTAACACATTTCTTGATTATTTTTCGCTGTTATATAAACTGTTTTATGAATTACTAGTACTATTTCAATTTTGACTTAAACCGGCAAGTATGTCTCAACTTTAATTTCTCTAAGATTAAAGTATATCTAGGCTGTGATTTTTCAATAATCTAATTTTAGGTCTCCTGATAAGTATACTTTAAATACAATCATTCTCAAGCCATAAggtaattataataataataaacttctACCTAAGAATAACTATATTAATTAAACATTACTCCATCAAATAGAAACAGcaaaacatgaaaaattatgCAACTCTCTTTTTCTGACCACAGCAATCACCTTGGAAAGACATGAGCAAGCAACTCAAAATCAGAAGGATAATGGTCAATTTAAAAGACTAAAATCTAATCAGTTTTTTTTAAGATACTATATGTTAAAAAAAActaactatatatattttttatctattttatacACTAGCATAACAACAGCTCAATGAAAGCAACAAAAGAAGACTGCTTAAACAGAAGGCaactagagttgttagttagctAAATGCCTAAATGTtttgtgtttatttatttaattaattaattatactatTCAGTTACGCTTAAACGGATCTCACAAGCTTTTTCATGCATGAACAGAAAAAGAGTCCTTAACTTGTTATATTGTActgtatatataaaatattaatatgaacTTGGATAAAGAAACAAGAATTCAGAATTGTTAACATGCATAAACAAAACCTGTTATAGTTGTGAACTTAAGTAACAAAACAAAACATATTTTAGGCTAGCTAAGTAACAAGGATCAAATTCTTTGTAACAATCATTTGAAATTCTGTCTTAGACATTACATATGGACTGTTTCACAGCTAGCAGTATGTCAAATTGCACAACCAGAATGAGCCCTACGACCTAGACTAGACCAGGAAGGGAAAAGAATATAATTCCATCTAGCTGTAAGTTTTCTTGATGAAGACTAATAAATTCCAATCTGCAAGCAGCATGCTGAATAAATGAACAGATACAGCAATATTTATCAAaacaataagaaaggaagaaaaaggatcaataaaaaattaaaaataaaagccgTAAACAATGCAAAAGTGGACACTTGTAGTTGAATTCTATTACAAACATATCTCCATAAAATTACATAAAGGAATCTTATATCCATGAGATTCACATCCCTAAATAAAATTTAGAACTCCTTGCTCTGAGCCATACATTACTCTTTTCTTGGGAAGGAAATTACAAAAAGTATAAAGTAAAGAGAAATATAGTTAAGTTACTTGCATTGCTCGCATCTAGGGCAGTAGTTACAAATCAAAATTACATTTaccttttgaaaaatttaaaacaaaatatattaCTGACACATACAGATACAAGTTACATATCATCATGGCATTATTTCTCGTAATTATTTACTttacatggtattttaattactACAT is from Arachis ipaensis cultivar K30076 chromosome B01, Araip1.1, whole genome shotgun sequence and encodes:
- the LOC107609601 gene encoding uncharacterized protein LOC107609601, with the protein product MRACLLWTINDFPAYAMLSGWSTKEKLACPCCNDETSFIYLKHSHKTVYMDHRRVLPMNHPWRHNKRSFNGKTELRSPPQLLDGTTVFHILQGVDNSFGKKQRRSKNGISNWKKRSIFFDLPYWKFNMFRHNLDVMHIEKNIVDSIIGTLLDISGKSKDHAAARFDLKDMGIRKNLQPRDTNDGKRTKLAKACFSMTAAEKTIFCSVLKGAKLPDGSASNIARCVQQTEKKISGYKTHDAHFMLHYLLQVPIKSILPDHVAIALVRLCSFFHRICQKVISLDEVVNLEAEIAKTLCQLERIFPPRFFDIMVHLPIHLANEVRLGGPVQYRWMYHVERYMCTLKSYVRNRSHPEGSIVEGYLANECINFCSSYLHEDIQTRFNKVPRNNDEYVSDELRTPSLFPSKGCPLGRKMGDLFMLDEKSEIQGHAYILNNCDKIKVYMREHEEAVNDNNPRRTKWEKAKDHSQQFSEWFKTRAMKKDVPGWAKVLARGPNRVAKRFSGYVINGYRFHTRHRDVRRKTQNSGVTLEALTPSFATVKDKNPIEAKVTYYGRIVDMFELDYYGQFKIVLFKCEWYTVAKDNFGLSYVYFSKKCYQEEPFVLASQVNQCFYVQDPYVSDKHYVMKTIPRDLFRISDDLESDSPIIYAREPCEPKVIPSLPNDNGEVDLVRNDLRATIIDVAPNMFAKQRGEEDDEESEYEYIEDFDSETS
- the LOC107609594 gene encoding uncharacterized protein LOC107609594 encodes the protein MDVSKDWMDTPRHEKEYQLGVEKFLHFAFLSPGIPQGEETQCPCAKCCNRLWLRRDVVYDHLICNGFVKGYRRWFNHGESLVAMDVDSDTDEEYNCNDNIDELLRDRFRDTTQVDGHNMGPNEGAKEFYKLVDEASQELYPGCKGFTRLSFTIRLYLLKCLHGWSNASFTSLLELLKEGMPRLNIPTSFDKTKNMVKNLSLDYQKIDACRNDCMLYRNGHENDSSCHVCGTSRYIEHYVEEDDATSSKKPRKVATKTLRHFPLIPRLQRLFMCTMTVEAMSWHHNERVKDGSLRHPADGESWKAFDSRHEDFAKEPRNVRLGLASDGFNPFRTLSSTHSTWPVILMVYNLPPWMRMKPDYFMLSLLIHGP